One Solibacillus sp. R5-41 DNA segment encodes these proteins:
- the eutH gene encoding ethanolamine utilization protein EutH: MDKFVLYLIGSFFVIGAIDYITGNHLKLGEKFEEGIKTMGALGLGMIGILSLVPIFTNFLSAEIIPIFKVFHLDPSIVPAALLAVDMGAFQMANELALTEEMGAFSGIIIASTLGATISFSIPVALGMLSKEDEKYFSKGVLVGIIAIPIGCLAAGLWQKIDINILVWNMVPIFVFAILLGVGLLKAPSVFIKVFNVFGKLIITLSTVGLLLQGIDVIFGVTLVSGLAPLSESTLIVAKIALFLGGAYPMLALINRIFNKSFKEIGEKLGINSASVAGILGSLASNLLVFGTFKEMNPKGKVVCTAFGISGAFVFGGQFGFVSGVAPEMLGAFIIAKFTAGILSIVLAAWMYERENKKFNLKENGGIRNEY; the protein is encoded by the coding sequence AAACTGGGTGAGAAATTTGAGGAAGGCATAAAGACCATGGGGGCTTTAGGGCTTGGCATGATAGGAATTCTTTCTTTAGTGCCTATATTTACAAATTTTTTATCCGCTGAGATTATTCCGATCTTTAAGGTTTTTCATCTAGATCCTTCAATCGTTCCAGCAGCACTTTTAGCTGTAGATATGGGAGCCTTTCAAATGGCGAATGAACTGGCTTTGACAGAGGAAATGGGGGCATTTTCAGGGATTATTATCGCATCTACTTTAGGCGCCACAATTAGTTTTTCAATACCTGTTGCGTTAGGAATGCTTTCTAAAGAGGATGAAAAATATTTTTCTAAAGGTGTGTTAGTTGGAATTATTGCGATACCTATCGGATGTCTTGCAGCAGGCTTGTGGCAAAAAATAGATATCAACATCTTAGTATGGAATATGGTTCCTATATTTGTTTTTGCCATTCTATTAGGAGTAGGATTATTAAAAGCACCTTCTGTTTTTATAAAAGTTTTTAATGTATTTGGAAAGCTAATCATAACTTTGAGTACGGTTGGTTTACTTTTACAAGGTATAGATGTGATATTTGGTGTAACGCTCGTGTCAGGATTAGCACCACTATCTGAATCTACTTTAATAGTAGCCAAAATCGCACTTTTCTTAGGTGGAGCCTATCCAATGTTAGCACTTATCAATCGAATTTTTAATAAGAGTTTTAAAGAAATTGGGGAGAAATTGGGCATTAATTCAGCGTCAGTAGCAGGTATTCTAGGTAGTTTAGCTAGTAATCTGTTGGTATTTGGAACATTTAAAGAAATGAATCCTAAAGGAAAAGTGGTATGTACGGCCTTTGGGATAAGTGGAGCATTTGTATTTGGCGGTCAATTTGGATTCGTGTCAGGAGTAGCCCCGGAAATGTTAGGAGCGTTTATCATAGCAAAGTTTACAGCTGGAATACTAAGTATCGTACTCGCTGCATGGATGTATGAACGTGAAAATAAAAAATTTAATCTTAAAGAAAATGGAGGAATTCGTAATGAGTATTAA